The Anas platyrhynchos isolate ZD024472 breed Pekin duck chromosome 3, IASCAAS_PekinDuck_T2T, whole genome shotgun sequence genome includes a window with the following:
- the PUS10 gene encoding tRNA pseudouridine synthase Pus10, which produces MSSLTEKDKPIVQLLLNTGTCPRCIFRFCRVGSQTLYRHPYKDLMKDLTEFLKNNQQQEDAAGFGIVDPPCKRIRLEHTEEVPDDLNQNGVLKHVPLVNDDSAAVENSTVEVCNVCLGILQEFCEADFVKRVCEKVKSADYQFTSFVFSVSLPPQLSVRERAAWLLVKQEMGKLGLSLAKDDIVQLKEAYKWIIHPQLSEELGVPADGKSLFEVSVVFAHPETDEECRFLATACPDCFKPAKNKQSVFTRMAVMKALEKIKEEDFLKHFPCPPCSPKNLCVALEIQCNNGAVFVAGRYNKYSRNLPQTPWIIDGERKLESSVEELISEHLMAEFKADSFNFSSSGREDVDVRTLGNGRPFAIELVNPRRIHFTAEEMKELQQTINNSSDKIRVRDLQLVTREAIGRMKEGEEEKTKTYSALVWTDKAIQKEDIAFLDDIKELKLDQKTPLRVLHRRPLAVRCRIIHTMKSEYIDEHHFRLHLKTQAGTYIKEFVHGDFGRTKPNIGSLLNRTADILELDVESVDVDWPPALDN; this is translated from the exons ATGTCTTCGCTAACAGAAAAGGACAAACCAATTGTTCAGCTATTACTGAACACTGGCACTTGCCCACGATGTATTTTCAGGTTCTGCCGTGTGGGATCACAGACACTTTATAGACATCCATACAAG GATTTGATGAAGGATCTGACAGAATTCCTAAAAAATAATCAACAACAAGAAGATGCAGCTGGTTTTGGCATAGTTGATCCACCATGTAAGCGAATCAGACTTGAACACACAGAAGAGGTGCCTGATGATCTGAACCAGAATGGAGTGCTCAAGCACGTTCCTTTGGTTAATGATGACAGTGCTGCTGTGGAGAACTCGACTGTGGAGGTTTGCAATGTGTGTTTGGGAATTCTTCAGGAGTTCTGCGAGGCAGACTTTGTCAAAAGG GTGTGTGAAAAGGTTAAATCTGCTGACTATCAGTTCACcagttttgtattttctgtgtcaCTACCCCCACAGCTGTCTGTTAGGGAG CGTGCTGCTTGGCTGCTGGTAAAACAGGAAATGGG AAAACTGGGCCTTTCCTTGGCAAAGGATGACATCGTTCAACTGAAAGAAGCTTACAAGTGGATTATTCATCCCCAGTTGTCGGAGGAGTTGGGTGTTCCCGCTGATGGAAAG agttTGTTTGAAGTTAGCGTGGTCTTTGCTCACCCAGAAACAGATGAGGAGTGCCGTTTCCT AGCCACAGCCTGTCCGGATTGTTTCAAgccagcaaaaaacaaacag TCTGTTTTCACTAGAATGGCAGTTATGAAAGCCTTAGAGAAGATAAAAGAAGAGGATTTTCTCAA GCATTTTCCGTGTCCCCCGTGTTCACCAAAGAACCTCTGCGTTGCACTGGAAATTCAGTGCAATAATGGTGCAGtttttgtggctg GAAGGTACAATAAATATTCAAGGAATTTACCTCAGACTCCCTGGATTATTGATGGGGAGCGAAAGCTGGAGTCTTCAGTGGAAGAACTGATTTCGGAGCATCTAATGGCAGAATTCAAAGCAGACA GCTttaatttttcctcctctggaaGAGAAGATGTGGATGTACGAACACTAGGCAATG GAAGGCCCTTCGCCATTGAGCTTGTGAATCCTCGTAGAATACATTTTACTGCTGAGGAAATGAAGGAACTTCAGCAG ACAATTAATAACTCGTCAGACAAAATACGGGTTCGAGATTTACAGCTTGTCACCAG agAGGCAATTGGTCGTATGAAGGAAggtgaagaggaaaaaacaaagaccTATAGTGCCTTAGTATGGACAGACAAAGCAATACAGAAAGAAGATATTGCATTTCTAGATGATATCAAG GAATTAAAACTTGACCAGAAGACACCTCTCCGGGTTCTTCACAGAAGGCCTCTGGCCGTACGATGTCGGATCATTCACACCATGAAGTCTGAGTACATAGATGAGCATCACTTTCGCCTGCATCTGAAGACTCAAGCAGGAAC CTACATTAAAGAATTTGTGCACGGAGACTTtggaagaacaaaaccaaatattGGTTCCCTACTGAACAGAACCGCTGACATTCTGGAGTTGGATGTAGAA TCTGTTGATGTtgactggcctccagccctGGATAATTAG
- the PEX13 gene encoding peroxisome biogenesis factor 13, which yields MASQPPPPKPWENRRLAGSVAPAFQSPDLGDNLLTRPGHPTVARIPPPILPRPSQQTGSSGLSTFRPAYSSSYTPGYGSYGTSFYGSYSPYSYGYGGLGYNRFRTDDIPPSRFVQQAEESSRGAFQSIESIVHAFASVSMMMDATFSAVYNSFRAVLDVANHFSRLRVHFTKVFSAFALVRTIRYLYHRLQRLLGLRKSSENEDLWAESAGTVARVGLEDKAANSAKSWPIFLFFAVIMGGPYLIWKLLSTYTDEETVSSNWASGEDDHVVGRAEYDFNALSEEEISFRAGDILKLAPKEQQPKIRGWLLASYNGHTTGLVPANYIKILGKRRGRKTVDLERITEKRPSFVGTPDRGSAAAVTLEEQEAAFDSVFAGSSKVPVASDSTVVSGEKQGL from the exons ATGGCGTCGCAGCCGCCGCCTCCCAAGCCCTGGGAGAACCGGCGGCTGGCGGGCAGCGTGGCGCCCGCCTTCCA GTCTCCTGACTTGGGTGACAACTTGCTGACCAGACCTGGACACCCCACAGTTGCACGAATACCCCCACCTATTTTGCCAAGACCATCACAGCAAACAGGAAGCAGCGGTCTGAGCACTTTCAGGCCAGCCTATAGCAGTTCTTATACTCCAGGCTATGGTTCATATGGAACCTCTTTTTATGGAAGCTATAGTCCTTACAGTTATGGATACGGTGGTTTGGGTTATAACCGCTTTCGTACAGATGATATTCCTCCCAGCAGGTTTGTTCAGCAGGCTGAAGAGAGCAGCAGAGGCGCCTTTCAGTCCATTGAAAGTATCGTGCATGCGTTTGCCTCGGTCAGCATGATGATGGATGCTACTTTTTCAGCTGTGTACAACAGTTTCAGAGCCGTGTTGGATGTAGCCAATCACTTCTCCCGCCTCAGAGTACACTTCACAAAGGTGTTTTCAGCTTTCGCTTTAGTAAGAACTATAAGATATCTCTACCACCGTCTGCAGCGGTTACTAGGTTTGCGGAAGAGCTCTGAGAATGAGGATTTGTGGGCTGAAAGTGCGGGGACAGTAGCTCGTGTTGGTCTTGAAGACAAAGCAGCTAACTCAGCAAAATCCTGGcctattttcttgttctttgctGTTATAATGGGAGGTCCCTATCTGATTTGGAAACTGCTTTCTACATATACTGATGAAGAAACAG TGTCTAGTAACTGGGCAAGTGGTGAAGATGATCATGTAGTTGGAAGAGCAGAATATGACTTCAATGCgctttcagaagaagaaatttcTTTCCGTGCTGGTGACATACTCAAATTAGCACCCAAAG aacaaCAACCCAAAATCCGTGGTTGGCTTTTGGCTAGTTATAATGGCCACACAACAGGACTTGTGCCAGCTAATTACATCAAAATACTGGGCAAAAGAAGAGGTAGGAAAACAGTGGACCTGGAAAGGATTACGGAAAAACGGCCATCCTTTGTCGGCACACCTGATAGGGGATCCGCTGCTGCTGTGACTTTAGAGGAACAGGAAGCTgcttttgattctgtttttgCTGGAAGTAGTAAAGTTCCTGTTGCATCTGACTCCACTGTAGTCAGTGGAGAGAAACAGGGACTCTAA